CCTTTTGTGGTTATATAGTTTATTTTTTCTAGTATTATTACGAGTATCACTCAATCTTCTTCTAAGAGAATTTAAAACTTGTGTACATCGGAGTACTATCGATCTCTTAACTAGAAATTACTACTCCATAACTCCTGGAGAAACATTTACCAAAAGGTTGATATTTATTTTCATATAAAATTCATTGCCTTACTTATTCTCTGTTAATTAATTTTTATTTATTGTTTTTTTTCTTGAAATTGTTAAAATAACGGTAAGTTCATGCAAGTAAAAAATATGCTTAAAAGCAAATTTGATGATACATTAGCTGCCATAGAATTAAATACAGCTAGAAAATTAAACTGGGATTATAACCAATTAAAAGACTGTTTAATTTTTACAGTAAATAAGGAAGCGATTGAGATAGCACTCCAGAAAAATCAACTCAAAGAATCTGAGTTGCAAACTTTAAAGCAAGCTTTGTTAGATTATGGTTTTCAGTACAAAAAAACCCTAAATGATTGTATCTTTGTTTTTGAGCAAGATGTTGAATTAAGATAGAGCCAAAACAAAGTAGCAGACTTTTGGGAATCATCTTTAGTGCTAATGATGCTTATTTTGCTGGCGGTGGTGTAGGTCTGATTGAAGTTATTACAGATGCTGGGTGCTTTAGTAACTCATCTGCAAAGTTATCTAAATGCGACCAGAGAACTTCTTTGCGGAGATAGCGACATGAACCGCAGTTAAGACGAATAATTTGAGCGTTGTTGCCAAAAAATATAAGAGGTAGCAGTGTTATACTTAGTAACATCACCCAGATGTTCTTTGCCTAAATAACACGTTTAAACGTGTATAAACCATGAAAACCGCTTCAAACCTAATTCCCGAATTTGAAACATTATTTAGACAAAAGTTACGACTCAATAATTGTAGGCTTAAGAAGAAAAAACAAGAGAATCATTATGAAATTACTACTCCCGCCAAAGACATTTTTTTGATGTCTTGGTGCGAGTTTCCAAAAATTAACTTGATATATCAGCCTATAGGCATACGAACAAAGCAGACTATAGTTTATGAGCGGGCTATCCGTGACCATATTAATTTTTGTGTGAGTAGTGTCCAGGATAACCCTGACTCTAGTCTTATTACTTTAGATAGAGAAAACTAAAGTTTTTTATTTTTAGTATTTAAAATATCTTCGTTAGATGCGGTTGGCGAAGGTATGACAAAGCCTCCTACAGGTGTGTTGCCACTTGAAACGGTTAACGACAAATTAATGGTTTGAGTGTCTGTATCATCTCTATATACCTAATTTGTAGTCATTTGACTAAAAGTATCAAATACTACTTGCAGGCGTTAATTTGCTTGGGGCAACATTCCAGTTCGACGAGCCGATTGCGAATCTTACGGAGATGCTTTCGGCTATTGATGGGTGTTCGTGGTACTCACAGTTGTGCAAAAAGGATTTTATGAAAGCACTATTGATTTACCCTCAGTTTCCCCAGTCCTTTTGGTCTTATGATCGCTTCATGGAAATCGCCGGACTCAAAGCCGTCTTGCCTCCACTGGGGATGATTACAGTAGCAGCCCTTCTACCCAAGGACTGGGAAATTAGATTTTACGATCGCAACGTTAATCTTGAAACAGAGGCTGATTGGGAGTGGTGTGACCTAGTAATCCTTTCTGCAATGCTGGTGCAGAAACCAGATTTCCATGCCCTGATTCAAAAAGCGGTGCGGTTAGGCAAAAAAGTGGCAGTCGGGGGTCCTTACCCCACCTCAATCCCGCAAGATGCTCTTGACTCTGGAGCGCATTATCTGGTTTTGGATGAAGGGGAGTTGACAGTTCCACAGTTTCTAGAAGCGCTCAAAGGCAAAAAAGAGCAAGGAATCTTTCGCTCCCTGGAAAAACCTGATGTCACCCAAAGCCCGATGCCGCGTTTTGACCTGCTGCAACGGGATGCCTACTTGATGATGGCTATCCAATTTTCTCGCGGTTGCCCCTTCAACTGCGAGTTTTGCGACATCATTGTCCTCTACGGTCGGAAACCACGCACCAAGGAGCCTCACCAGACCATAGCCGAGTTACAAGCTCTTTATGATTTAGGCTGGCGAGGGTCACTCTTCATCGTTGATGACAACTTTATTGGAAATCAGCGTAACGTCAAACGCTTCTTACGAGAATTAATTCCTTGGATGAAGCAGCACGACTACCCCTTCACCTTCATAACTGAAGCTTCTGTGAATTTGGCAGAAGATGATGAACTGTTGCAATTAATGAATGAAGCAGGCTTCTATGCAGTTTTTCTCGGCATAGAAACTCCTGACCAAGACAGCCTGCAAGTAACACAAAAACTGCAAAATACTCGCAATCCGCTCATCGAAGGTTGTCGCAAGATCAATGAAGCAGGGATGCTAATCTATGCAGGGTTTATCCTTGGTTTTGATGGAGAACGCCCACGAGCAGGAGAACGAATTCAAGCTTTTGTTGAACAAACCAGTATTCCTCAACCGATGCTGGGCATCCTTCAAGCTTTGCCCAACACTGCTCTTTGGAACCGTCTTCAAAAAGAGCAGCGTTTAGTAGAGGGTATTGGCGGCGTTGAGGTGGGAGACCAGAATACCTTAATGAATTTCATCCCCACCCGCTCCATTGATGAAATCGCTAGAGAGTATGTAGAAGGCTTCTGGACGTTGTATGAACCCAGAAACTATCTCAGACGCTGTTTTCAGCAATGTCTCAGTATTGGCTCGCTAGCAAAACGAAAGCAAACCATGCAATTTTCTCCAGGAAAGGGGTTGCAGCTCGTTGCTCAGTTAATCTGGCATCAGGGCTTACGGCGACCTGAAATTCGTGGGCAGTTCTGGCAACAACTATGGACGATTCTGCTGAAAAAGCCTCAAGTTCTCAATATGTATTTGGGGCTATGCGCTGCTGGAGAACATTTTTGGGAGTACCGCGCTTTAGCTAGGGAACGGATTACTCAACAACTAGGGTACGATCCACTCAGAGGACCTGTGCTAAGAGAGCAAAAACCAATGCTCATCAAATCAAATCAAATCAAATCAAATACTGATAATATTACTGAGCCAGTAGCTTAAAACCAGAGGATAGATTCAGTATCGTCCTTGTATACTATGGCTCATGAATCCTTCTGCAACAGCATCTTGGAACGAAGTCCGCGCTGCATTTCAAAAAATCTGGGGTTATGAAGATTTCCGTCCACCGCAGGGAGAAATTATCCAGAGTTTGTTGGCAAAAAAAGATGCGCTGATTATCATGCCCACAGGTGGGGGAAAGTCAATTTGTTTTCAACTTCCCGCACTGCTACAACAGGGATTAACCCTCGTTGTTTCGCCTTTGGTGGCGCTGATGGAAAACCAAGTGCAGGAACTTCGGGAACGTCGAATACCCGCTGCCCTTTTGCATAGTGAATTACCATCTGATAAGCGGCGTATCACTTTACAAGCTTTGGAACGACAACAACTCAGATTACTTTACTTGTCGCCAGAAACTTTACTCAGCAAGCCAGTGTGGGAAAGGTTGTGTCAGCCGGAACTTGTGATTAATGGATTGATACTAGATGAAGCGCACTGTTTGACACAGTGGGGAGACACTTTTAGACCAGCTTACCGAAGATTAGGGGCAGTACGACCAGCGCTACTCAAATCAAAACCATTGGGAACAAATATAGCGCTAGCCGCTTTCACCGCCACCGCTGACCCTTTAGCCCAAACTCAAATTCGAGAAATTCTTCAGTTACAGGAACCTGCAGTTTTTCGTATTAATCCTTATCGTTCTAATATTAATCCTTCTATTCGTATAGTTTGGACTCCAAGGGGAAGAAAGCAACAATTCTTAAAATTTCTTTCAGATAAAGCACAACAAACTGGGCTTGTTTACGTTCGGACAAGGCGAGATAGCGAAGAGTTGGCTAAATGGCTGCTAGAGTTGGGTTACGTTACAGCAGCTTATCATGCAGGATTAGGCGCAGAAGAACGCCGCGATATAGAAGCACAATGGCTGAGTGGAAAAATGCCGTTTGTCATCTGTACGTGTGCTTTTGGTATGGGGATAAATAAGTCAGATGTCCGTTGGGTGGTTCATTTTCACCCGCCATTGTTGATATCAGAGTACGTGCAGGAAATTGGACGCGCTGGACGAGATAGAAAACCAGCCCAAGCACTGATGTTGATCAGTGAACCTACGGGGTGGTTAGATCCACAAGATAAGCAAAGACAAAAGTTTTTTGAGGAGAATTTGCAGCAGCAACAGCTAGACGCGCAGCAAGTCTTGAAAAAATTGCCGAGAACGGGAGAGGTGAATGCTGTGGCGCGAGAATTTCGTGATGGTGCGATCGCCCTCTCTCTACTACACAGCACCGGACAACTCAAGTGGCTTGACCCCTTTCACTACAGTATCGTTCCAGGGGCGAAAACCAAATCAGTCACACAATTGCACGCCACCAAGCAAATGAATCAATATCTTACTACTAGAGATTGTCGCTGGCGTTTTTTATTGAGTGCTTTTGGTTTTGAGGAAGAAATTAAGAACTGGCGTTGTGGTCATTGTGATAATTGCTGCCGAAAATAACTTTCTTGACAGAAGCTGAAAAAAATGCTTTTCGTGCTGAGTGGCAAGAGTTTGTACAGAATCTTTGAAATTTGGCTAAAGTACAACATCACCAGAAAAGTTAGGAGAATCGATTACAATGCAACAGTCACCTGACTCCGGTTAGCTTCACCGTTAGGCGTTTCTACCAGTCTGTATGAATGAAAATCAAACCAGCGAGCCTCAACACAGCATTGTTTCCATCAGCGTACGAGTGCTTTCTCCCGCTGATGCTGAATCATATCGTTTTGTGCGTTTGCTTGCGCTTCATGAACATCCCCCAGCTTTCGGCTCGTTGCCAGAGGATGAACCAAATCTTTCTGAGATAGCTGCAAGACTCGCACAAAGCGACGAGCGTTGCTTTTTCGGAGCGTTTCAAGACAATCAACTCATTGGCACCGTCCGGATTTCTCGCTATTGCGCACCCAACGAGAAGCACCGCGCTCATCTTGGGGGGCTATATGTTTTGCCCGCATTCCGTCGCAACGGTTGTGGTAGATCGCTTGTCAGGCAAGCTTTGAGTTGGGCAGCGAACGCGCGAAGCATCAGGAGAGTCAACCTAACTGTCGTGACCCAACAAAAAGCGGCAATCTGTCTTTACCAATCGCTTGGCTTCCGCATCTACGGTACTGAGCAAGAGACATTCTCGAAAGCTGGACGTTTTTACGACGAACACCTGATGACGTTGGAACTCGCTTCGGATAATGAACGCAACGCCAATTAACTAGACTAACAACAGTATGAACCGGAAGCTTAAGTGATGTTATTGAGCGTATCGCAAGAGAAAAGCTACCCAAAAATGGGTAGTAATGGGTAGCTTTGTCTATAGATTAAGTTACAGTTCCTAACCCCTAACTTTTTTAAAACTGCCGCAAAAAGCGAAGGTCGCTTGCGTACAAACGGCGAATATCATCAATTTGGTGTAAAACCATCGCAAAACGTTCCACACCAAAACCAGCGGCAAACCCAGTATACACTTCCGGATCGTAACCCACCGATTTAAGCACATTTGGATCGACCATACCGCAACCCATAACTTCCAACCAGCGACCATTCCACTGCAAATCAACTTCAGCAGAAGGTTCTGTAAACGGGAAATAACTGGCGCGGAAGCGAATAGGTAACTCACCAAACATAGCTTCCAAAAATATCTTAATGGTGCCTTTAAGATCAGTAAACGTCAGTCCTTCGTCAATGGCTAAAAGTTCTATTTGGTGGAAAACTGCTGAGTGAGTCGCATCTACGTTATCTCTCCGGTAAACTCGCCCTGGCGCAACCACCCGGATGGGCGGTTCCTCTGTTTCCATGTAACGAATTTGTACCGACGAGGTATGAGTCCGCAGCAGATTCCCGTCTGGCAGGTAAAAAGTATCCTGCATATCACGGGCGGGGTGGTCGGGTGGGGTGTTCAGAGCTTCAAAATTGTAGTAATCTGTTTCCATCTCTGGTCCAGTAGCTACGGTGTAGCCCAACCCGACAAAGATATCCAAAGCTTTGTCGATGATGTTATTGAGGGGATGAACACGACCTTGAGGACGGTAAATTCCTGGCATTGTTACATCTAATGTTTCAGCATCTAGCTGTGCCTGAATTTTCGCCCCTTCCAAGGTTGCGCGTTGCTGATCTAAGCTGTTTTGCAAAGCTTCTTTGACTGTGTTGGCGATCGCCCCAATTTTTGGTCGTTCCTCCGCACTCAGTTGTCCCATAGTCCGCAACAGCGCCCCAAGTTGACCTTTTTTCCCGAGGTAGCTGACTCTAAGTTCCTCCAGACGTTCTAGCGTATCAGCAGCGGCGATCGCTTTTTCTCCTTCCTCTCGCAGTTCTAAAAGTTGAGCCTCTAAACTGTTAGTCATTAGTTTTTAGTCGAAAATCCTAATCTCGTTAATTCGTAGCTTTTCGTGGTCAAGCGTAGTTATACCCGTCGCTGCAATGGATTCTGGACACACCCTTCATTGTTGAAAACCCAACTCTAAACCCATTGATAACGACTTCACACCCTTTGTTTGTCGGTGTTTTGACGCGTCCAGTGTATGTTCCAGACTGTAGATTTTTGCGTTCTTTGACTATCTGAACTCTTACAAAATCGCCTGTCGATACATGAGTAAAAGTTTGCTTGGGGGCTGTACAGGGAAAACCATATTTATTGATTCGGCACATCCTTCTTATGCCGTGTCCTGTCGATTTTGCGGTGAAAATCTTAGTTATTAAGATTTTTAACGTGCCAGTAATCCCAACGCAAGCTGCGTCAATCCAGTGTGCTTTTGGGAGCAATAAACGAGTCCGGTTAAACTTCGTTAAACCACCCGAACCCGTCTTAACAGGCAGCCCTAAACTTTTCCAGACATTAAATAACGACCAGCGCGTAGAATTTACTGCCGCTGCATCTTTTAAAGGTCGTTTAGCCTCAGACAAGATTTTCTTCAAAAGGTCGGGTTTTTGAGCAAGGAAGGTTTCAATGTCTTGCGTACCTTTGTTCTGATTGCACTTTTGGCAAGCTAAACACAAATTAGAGATTCGATTAGTTCCTCCATTGGCTTTAGGGCAAATATGTTCAACTTGCAGAGGGATATTTTCCGCCCCACAGTAAGTGCATTTCCTGTCCCATTTGTTGAGAAGATACTCTTTAATTTCATATCCTTGCAAGGCACCTTGCTGATATTCCATTCCAGAGATTTCCGGATTTTCCATCTGCTGCAAGTCAAACCTGACAAGCTCTTGGACAATTGCACTTATCGGCGCAAACTTACATAAACGCTTCACCCACGTCTCGGTAGTTAATACGCGGTGCCGCAACGACGGTGCTAACCACCCTTTTTCTCTAGTGCGATTCACAAACCTGGGTTGACGGTATCTGGTATGTCGAGAACGCCTACCACGTCTTACAGCAGATCGGGTTTGTAGCCCATCACTAATAGCTAATCCTCGGTGCTGTAATTCCATTCCCCAAATAACTTCATCGCGGTTATTAACTAAAGCGAACCCAGTCAATTTAGAACCAGGGTCTAACTTCAATGTCAACGGGTAAGCAACAATATTTTCTACTACTCGTTTCATGATTAATGTGAACGGGTAACGACGGAATATTGCTGCTTTGTTTGTTTCTAGAAGTTTCTTGGCGTGACTTGGATGAATTGGATTCATCGGTGTTTTGTTGGCATCAATCAAAAATACGTAGTTTGACATGATTTGTTCGGTCGGTTTGACCAGTCCTTATTTCTAAGTAATGTTTGCTTCAACCTTGTTACTAGAGCTTGTTAGGCTAAAAGCACTTCTGTTGCCAGATGTTTAACTCTTAGCGACAGGGAGCAGCGCCTTGCGGGGGTTCCCCCCGTTGTGGCGACTGCGGTGCAGGGAACTAGCGAATTCCAGGGTGTCATGACTTAAGTAACGCTTACCCCTCTAAGGGTGGTCTGGTTCACATAGACTACGGATTACTCCTATTGCCTATGCTCTCATTACACTATTCATTACTCATAGATCCAAAGCTTTGGACTACTGGAGATATAACATATCGTTGACACCGTTATTCTGCCGTATGAAGAACTTGAATCGTCACAAGACAATTGATTTGTCAAAGACAATATTATATCAAAGTTCTTTTTACCTGTTTTGCCGCTCTGTAAGGAAGCCAGAATCAGATTTACAATCAGCGTTATGCTGCTAGTTACCACTGGGGGCAGTGGTTTAGAGTTAGGTTAAAGATAATCACTTTGACTAGTGTACGCAGAGGAGGTTTTGGCAGCATGAAGACGCTGGAAGAAATTCGGCGATGGTTGATTCAGCACAAACCAGTGTTGCAGGAACGGTACAAAGTAAGCGAATTGGGTATTTTCGGTTCCTATGCAAGACAACAACAGACTGAAACGAGTGATGTCGATGTGTTGGTAGAGTTCTCTGAAATACCTAGTTTGTTGAAGTTTGTCAATTTAGAAAACTATCTGAGTGATAACCTTGGAGTGAAGGTTGATCTGGTACATAAAGGGGGACTAAAGCCACGTATAGGAGAGCGGATTTTGACAGAAGTGGTCTATCTATGACCAGACGACAATTGGAGGATTATTTACAAGATATATTAGATGCGATCCGCCTTTGGCGGCAGCGCTTCGCTATCGCCGCTCTTGAGCAATTTACGTATGTCGTTGTCTGTAGAACAAGTCGAGAAGAGAATAAAAGAAATTGAGTGTCTCGTGAACTCCTCAAGTGAGCGATACGGGCGTTTACTCAACTGGCAAAACCCATCTGACCCATTTTGGCATTATGGGATTGGTCTATCAGATACACATATTTTTGATACAGGTCGTGGGTTATGTCCATTTGAGAGAAAAGAGGCAAAATTTGTTGCCGGTATTGACCACATTGCTTTTGAGCCTGAGCGAATAATTGAGCGACTCAAACAAGCCCTTCATGTTTTTGCTGATTGGGAGTACACAATTCCTGGTTGGAATTGTGAACACCTTGGTAGGTTAATTGCGACAGATAAACCCAGATGTTATCAAAGTAGAGCTTTATGGTTTTTGTTTGATCTTACCCCAGAAGGCGACCACAAAACCGCACATCAAATCTTTCGAGCTTACCTAGAGAAGGTTGCTCCTAGTCTCAATCAGTAGTATTTTTTTTCAAGATTGTCTTAATTGTTATCAGTGTACATGTCAATTCTGACTGCCAGCTTGGGAATACTCTAATTAGAGTTTCCGTGACTAATTGCTCATATATGGCTCAGTCGTTACCACAAAGGCGTACTACTGCTGTTACTACAAGATCTCAGTTCTCGCCCTTTGGCAACAAACTAGTGCAATCTGGCTTTGTCAATAGCGAACAGATGAGACAAGCACTGATTGAAAGTCGTAAGTCTGGCAGATCTCTGACACAAGTGCTGGAATCTATTTCCGGACGACAGTTGTCACCAGAACTGTATAGGTTACATAAAAAGCAGCAGCTATTTGAACTAAAAATATTATACGGTGTTGAATCTCTTGATTTAGAGGTGAGTCAGGTTGGCACAACAAGAATGAGTCAACTGATTGATACCCTCATTCCAGTAGATATCTGTCGTCGTCATCACTTAATACCACTAGCAAAGAATGCTGAGGTAAACCCACCCTCGGTTATGGTGGCGATGGTAGATCCGGATAATTTAGAAGCTTCGGATGATTTGAACCGCATCTTACGTCCGCAGGGATGGACTTTGCAGCGGATGGTGATTACTCAAGAGGATTATCAGCAACTTATTAACCAATATTTGGATGAGGTGACTGTTCGACAAAAGCACCTCGAACAGGAAAAGTTTACAGACATTAATCAGGATTTAGAAAATCTAGACAATCTCAATTTAGAGGATGTACCTGAAGATAAGGAAGCTGACTTAGGTGCAGCGATGAAGAGTGCTGAGGATGCCCCGATTATCAATTTAGTTAACAGAATCCTCGCGAAAGCACTACATGAGATGGTTTCTGATATTCACGTAGAACCGCAGGAAGAAAATTTACTCATTCGTTTTCGTAAGGATGGTGTGCTGCGTCAGGTTTTCGATCCTCTGCCCAAAAAAATCATTCCTGCTGTCACAACTCGTTTCAAAATTATTGCCAACCTCGATATTGCTGAACGGCGTTTACCTCAAGATGGACGCATCACAAGAGTGTTTGAGGGACGAAAGCTGGACTTCCGCGTTAGTACCTTGCCCAGTCGCTATGGGGAAAAAATCGTACTACGAATTTTGGATAACTCTGCAACCCAATTGGGATTGGATCAACTGATTGCTGATGCAGAAACTTTGCAAATTGTCAAGGATATGGTCAGTCGTCCCTTTGGCTTGATTTTGGTGACAGGACCGACTGGTTCTGGTAAAACAACAACCTTGTATTCGGCACTTTCGGAACTGAACTCTTCAGGCATCAATATTTGTACGGTGGAAGACCCAATTGAGTACAGTTTACCTGGAATCACTCAAGTGCAGGTGATTCGGGAAAAAGGTCTGGATTTTGCGACAACTTTACGGGCTTTTTTGCGACAAGATCCCGATGTGCTTCTGGTGGGTGAGACGCGAGACAAGGAAACGGCAAAAACGGCAATTGAGGCAGCATTGACCGGTCATTTGGTCTTGACAACTTTGCATACTAATGACGCGCCGGGGGCGATCGCTCGTTTGGCAGAAATGGGCATTGAGTCTTTCATGGTTTCCGGTTCTCTCATTGGTGTATTAGCACAGCGCTTAGTACGGCGCGTGTGTCCCAGTTGTTGCATTCCCTACACTCCTACCACAACAGAACTCGCTCGCTACGGTTTATCAGCAAGCCAACAAGCGGGTGTTACCTTTTATAAGGCAAATACCTTAACTTTAGAGCAAATTCACCAAGCGAAGGCAAATCATCAGCTTTGCCCAGAATGTCATGGTGTTGGCTACAAGGGACGTTGTGGTGTTTATGAAGTTATGCGAATTACAGAACGTTTGCAAGGGCTGATTACCCAAGACGCACCAACGGAACGCATCAAAGAAGTAGCGGTGGAAGAAGGGATGAAAACTCTACTGGCTTACAGTTTGGATTTAGTGTGTCAAGGTTATACGACTTTGGAAGAGGTTGAACGAGTCACGTTTACTGATACGGGTTTGGAAGCAGAGTTGAAAGCTAAGCGTAAGAGGAGTCTGACTTGTCGGACTTGTCATGCTGGACTGGAAGCTGAATGGCTGGATTGTCCGTACTGTATGACATCACGGTTTTAAGAGTAGTTGCTTTTTTCCCGCCAAAAAAAATACTTAAACGAACCGCAAAGACGCGAAGGACGCAAAGGAAGAAGAAAAAGAAGAAGATAGGTAATTTGAGACTACTTAAGGAAGTCATTATTAGTTATTAGTTTTGAAGAAAGGAAGTTAGAAAAATGGAAATGATGATTGAAGATTTGATGCAGAAGTTGATAGAAATGGGTGGTTCGGATATACATTTATCTGCAGGTTTGCCTCCCTACTTTCGCCTCAGTGGTAAACTGACTCCTATTGGCAATCAGCCATTGTCGGCAGATGAGTGTCAATGGTTGATTTTTAGTATGCTCAATAATTCCCAGCGTCGAATATTAGAGGAAAATTGGGAGTTAGATTGTTCTTATGGTATTAGGGGATTGGCTCGTTTTCGGGTTAATGTTTACAAAGAACGTGGTGCTTATGCCGCTTGTTTGCGGGCGTTAAGTTCCAAAACTCCAAACTTTGAAAAGTTAGGTTTGCCAGATGTTGTACGAGAAATGTCAGAAAAACCAAGGGGATTAATTTTGGTAACAGGTCCCACAGGTTCTGGTAAAACAACTACCCTGGCTGCAGTCATTGACTTGATTAATCGCACTCGCTCAGAGCATATTTTGACAGTAGAAGACCCGATTGAATTTGTGTATGAACCGATGAAAAGTGTAATTCATCAAAGGCAACTTGGTGAGGATACGAAAAGCTTTGCTAATGCTTTAAGAGCAGCTTTGCGGGAAGATCCAGATATCATTTTGGTGGGTGAGATGCGCGATTTGGAAACAATTTCTTTGGCGATTTCTGCTGCGGAAACGGGACACTTGGTTTTTGGAACTTTGCACACGAGTTCAGCCGCACAAACTGTAGATAGAATTATTGATGTTTTCCCCTCCGAAAAACAAACTCAAGTGCGAGTGCAGTTATCAAATTCACTGGTGGCGGTATTTAGTCAAACTTTGGTTCCTCGAAAAAATCCGAAACCAGGTGAATTTGGTCAAGTGATGGCTCAAGAAATTATGGTTGTGACTCCTGCGATTTCTAATTTAATTCGTGAAGGAAAAACATCTCAAATCTATTCTGCTATTCAAATTGGTGGAAAAATGGGGATGCAGACTTTAGAAAAGGTTTTAGCAGATTTATATAAGGCAGGAGTTATCTCTTTGGAAGATGCAATCTCTAAAACTTCTAAGCCGGATGAGATTAAGCGTCTTATCGGTAGTGCAGCACTACTCGCTGGAACAAGAGCAGGAGTAGCAGTCAAAGCACATTAAAACACAGGGTTCTCTTAACAGTGAACAGTGAACAGTAAACAGTAAAAGACTGATAACTGATAACTGATAACTGGTTACAAGGGGCACTTTCAATCAACAAGCAGTCCTGGTTGGGGGCTGTGAGTTTGTTATTTTTGAATTTTAAATCTTAAGTTTTAAATTTGGAATATTGAATTGCTTTATATGCCAACATTCGTTGCTCGTTTTAAGGACTCGCGAGGAAAATCGAAAAGAGAAAAAGTTGTGGCTAATTCTTTGGCTCAAGCTCGTATTTCTCTTAGGCAACAGGGTTATATTGTACAAGATATCAAAAAAGAATCTCAAGGCTTTGACTTCAAACAACTTCAAACCAAATTTATGTATGTTTCCGTGAAGGATAAAGCCGTATTTTCTCGTCAATTTGCTGCTTTGGTGAATGCAGGAGTGGCAATTGTGAGAAGTCTGAGTGTGTTAGCCCAGCAGTGTAGCAATCCTAAACTGAAACAAGCGATTTTGGGTATTAA
This portion of the Brasilonema sennae CENA114 genome encodes:
- a CDS encoding type IV pilus twitching motility protein PilT — encoded protein: MEMMIEDLMQKLIEMGGSDIHLSAGLPPYFRLSGKLTPIGNQPLSADECQWLIFSMLNNSQRRILEENWELDCSYGIRGLARFRVNVYKERGAYAACLRALSSKTPNFEKLGLPDVVREMSEKPRGLILVTGPTGSGKTTTLAAVIDLINRTRSEHILTVEDPIEFVYEPMKSVIHQRQLGEDTKSFANALRAALREDPDIILVGEMRDLETISLAISAAETGHLVFGTLHTSSAAQTVDRIIDVFPSEKQTQVRVQLSNSLVAVFSQTLVPRKNPKPGEFGQVMAQEIMVVTPAISNLIREGKTSQIYSAIQIGGKMGMQTLEKVLADLYKAGVISLEDAISKTSKPDEIKRLIGSAALLAGTRAGVAVKAH
- a CDS encoding GspE/PulE family protein, whose translation is MAQSLPQRRTTAVTTRSQFSPFGNKLVQSGFVNSEQMRQALIESRKSGRSLTQVLESISGRQLSPELYRLHKKQQLFELKILYGVESLDLEVSQVGTTRMSQLIDTLIPVDICRRHHLIPLAKNAEVNPPSVMVAMVDPDNLEASDDLNRILRPQGWTLQRMVITQEDYQQLINQYLDEVTVRQKHLEQEKFTDINQDLENLDNLNLEDVPEDKEADLGAAMKSAEDAPIINLVNRILAKALHEMVSDIHVEPQEENLLIRFRKDGVLRQVFDPLPKKIIPAVTTRFKIIANLDIAERRLPQDGRITRVFEGRKLDFRVSTLPSRYGEKIVLRILDNSATQLGLDQLIADAETLQIVKDMVSRPFGLILVTGPTGSGKTTTLYSALSELNSSGINICTVEDPIEYSLPGITQVQVIREKGLDFATTLRAFLRQDPDVLLVGETRDKETAKTAIEAALTGHLVLTTLHTNDAPGAIARLAEMGIESFMVSGSLIGVLAQRLVRRVCPSCCIPYTPTTTELARYGLSASQQAGVTFYKANTLTLEQIHQAKANHQLCPECHGVGYKGRCGVYEVMRITERLQGLITQDAPTERIKEVAVEEGMKTLLAYSLDLVCQGYTTLEEVERVTFTDTGLEAELKAKRKRSLTCRTCHAGLEAEWLDCPYCMTSRF